The genomic interval GGGGCTGCGCTGAATGTGGTCGAACCACCGGGCCATGTTCACATACTGCTCCTTCTCCTGGACTGACAGGTCCACCTGGGGAGAAGGGGAAAGGGTTTTGATTACACAGAGAAACCATCAAACACTTTATGTGAATATGAAATATGTTGGCTATTAAACAGCACAGTGCTGTGAttagttaaatacatttattttggacCAGCGGATATTTATTTGGAGCTGAAACAATTTGTTGATCAaatgaaacacactgaaatgtATCCAATGCATCAACTAATCTTCGCAATTACAGGAGGAAATGTTGTAGTCTCTGTAACATGAAGACTTCCTGCTGTTTCTTACTGTATCATAAACATAAACTGAATTTCATTGGGATTTAGACTGATAAAtccagacatttaaagacaaactgggatgtacatttttcacagtttatttgGACCATTAtataaatgaaggaaaaaaatacatttgagcttttatttggctttttctGACTTTAACTGTCTTTGTAAAATACTGGATATTATTACTTCCCCAGGCATCTCAGACTCATtgaaaacaatactttattttgCAATTTTTGAGGTAAAATAAgaccaaaaaaaagcagaataccAGAACTGATCGGGACATCTCGGGAAAGATCTTAATTGACCTGTTCCTTTGCATTCTCTCATTAACTGGACTGAGTGAATTCTCCACAGAGACAACCTCCCAGCCTGAGAGCGGTGCAGCTTCAGTCAGGTTTAATGTCCGTGTCATGTTCTTCTCCATGAATTGAACATCAGGACTGGCTGGGGTCCAGGGCTGGGCTAGCTGACCCCTTGTCCCCGAGGTTAAAACCCGCACTGATTGCAAACCAAAGTGACTCTCTTCTGCCTGGTGGCGGGGGGGCAACCTTCCATCTCCGCCACAACCACTGACATCTCTCAACATGTAGgcgctccctccctcccccattTCTGGACTCACTTTCTTTGAATACTGGGAGGCATAACGAACTTCCTTGTCCCTGGTCTGAGGCTAAAGACATCACTTTGTGCCACATCGCTTTACTCTCTGAAGAGAAGTGAGAATGTGTTTATAACCAGCGTGTTCTTTGCCAACTTGTTCCCGGTACCCTTTGGCCATATGACTGGTCTAATTGGGTGTTATGCGCTGTGACGAATTGCTTATTAAAGTTGCGGTTTGACTGAAGTGAGCGCTGATAGGGAGGGAAAGGATGGATGAAGGGATGGATGGAGACCTTGGAAAATGGTGGTGAGAATGGCGCAGATTCGCATCAAATCAATCACATTGAGCCCTGAATGTTAAATATGATGCGCCTTTAAAAAACTACAGCCATATGACATCTAAGGTTTCCCAACTTAAAGTGTCATTTTTAagtttcagtcatttttagGTTCACCAAACTCAAACTTCCTTTCAccatcttgctttttttttaagactaaGTGACACGTTACAGTTAAAATGATAACCTACCAAATCTGAATGGTGTGACACTTTAAGGTGTGAAAGGAATTGCACTTACTATGAGCGGATGGATTCCAAAGTACATGAAAGTGTCCGCTAAGGTGAACTGGTTGCCCGCCATGTAGACCTTGTCTTGCAGGTAGAGGTTGAGGTCCTGCAAGAAGAATGAGCCAAACATAACCAGCTATGCAAATTAGGTCATTAATTTATGCATCACGGTACGCATTTCTATGTAAACACGCTTGTCTTGACATAACTGATGAATGCATTAGGGgggaaattacatttacatgaatCGCTAATGAagaggctgttgttgttgttggccaTGACTTATACTTCATTTCACTAAACACTGTTGTGGATTTATTGGACTCTTTAAGGCACTGCTGACAAACAACAGAGAAGGTAAATTTATGCAGCTCcttgaaataaaatgtctgtTAAATCTCTTTATGGACACTGCAGATCTACAGTATGAGGGGGAATGACAGCAGGTTCGTTAACctatatatctgtgtgtgcgtgaggTACACGAGTCTGGATCAGAGCTAGCGTGTGTGTGCTATGTGGGTAGGAATAATATGTAACCTGAGGGGGTTTAGCATCCCTCCCCATAACTGGAGACTTAGCACAGATGCTGTACAAAACAGGCTATTTGTTTACTCCGCTGCCAAATGACTACAACTCGCTTGCAAGTCTAATGAAGCCGTCCTAAACTTGGGCATCGTGATGTGTTGTTCTCAGcccgtgtctgtgtgtgcaaagTCGTGCATGGAAGTGCTGGTCCCAGGGGATGGGACCATCTTTAGCACTTGTACATTGTGGAAAGGGAACACTCCACGCACACAGAGCATCTTGGGGGCAAATGGAGTTATTGTGCGGCAAGAGTGGGTGATGCCAAACAAGGCATGAAGACTGCAGACTTCCTCCCCGTCCACAATCAGATCCTTGCTTCTCCTAGCCTACAGCCATGGAGCTGAAGCCCAGTCGAGCATCAGAGGACAGGCAGCTCTCCTTCCGCCCCCACCCAGCACATGGAGCTCCAAACCTGGGTTCTTCTCCACCTGCCCCTGCCTCGACTGCACactcttattgttgatacatttggACAAAGCAATGCAGGCAAAGTTTGCAACAGAATTTACACAGAATATTATGGCACAACAACCGGGTCAGGGGCAAAAACTTTACCAAACTCAGAACAGTATGAAAGAATGtgcaatcatttgtttttggccTTGGGACAGTTTGTTTACATTACACAGAAATggaactaataaataaatatggattaTGGATTAAATGTCTCTGGGCCCATTTCTTTGTTTCTACTGTTGGCAGCGTGTGACTGCTTTCAGAGTACTGACACTTTTCTATTTTAATCTGACAGAGAAGTTACTGTCTCAATACAACTTTGTTCTTGTACAGGGCCTCCAGGCAACCACTACTGTTTTCCCCCAGCTCAGAAATGTCAAAATTAAGAAGTTTGCTCACCATTTGGCTAAATGTTAAGGGAGAGTAAACAATGTATTATTCCTTTAAATACTTCAATGCTGTACATTTATTCTAGACGTTGGTGGTCTCCGTTGACTAACGACAAGGTGCAAACTGACCTTGGAGTTATTGGCTGTATTCTTGAATATTTTGCTTCATAAAACCAAACAACTGCTGTGGCGTCAGGAAGCCACCCTACACTAGCCTAATTGGTTTAAGGTGATAGACATTCCCCAATAGTCATTGAACTTTGAGCTCAGGGCGTGTTTATTATCACATACATGAGTGACAAGATGCCCACTTGAGAAACAGGTCTCCACTATGAGCTATTCTTATTTGCATCCTGGGGTGAGAAAGTTAAGAAGTCCTGCAGACAGTTTCTGTGTCTGGACAATTTAATGGGAGATGACTGGTGTGCTTGAGAGAAGAGTGTTAAAGACAGAGCTAGAGCAGCAGGACTGGACAGGGGGCCACCAGGCACCAGAACTGAGCTGCTCAGGGCGACTTCCTTCTGTAAGTGGCaccattaaaatatttaagagGCCTGTCCAGATAACATGCTGCCGCACAGCATGACTCCTCAGGGGTGCCACAACTGTGTATCATGCTGAGAagcgtgcgtgcgcgcgcacacacacacacacacacacacacacacacacacacacacacacacacacacacacacacacacaaaaacaaacaaaacacagacacttcATGCTGACATGACAGTGCCAAGAGGCGCCCAGCGTCCAGCAGACCAGCGGCTGCCGATCCATTTCACGCTGACTGGCGTCAGGCACATTAAAGCGTTTTCCTCTGTCATGTGGGGCCATGTCACTGAGGGCCATACATCAGTCTGTATTCCTGTTGATGGAGTTTtaacaagacaaacacacacacagtagcctCACTGGTGTAGACCGAGAGTGATACTAAGATGCAAAAGTAGGGAATgatttttctaaatgatttgATCTCAAACAAGCTTGGAATCAACCAAGAACATCTTAGGAACAGATTCATTGTGTCTTAAGTCCCAATACAACATCCTTTGCAAATGGAGGAAactaatttctttcttttctacCTTCAGGATGGTCTTAGTGTCTTCCTTCGTGCATCCATCCAGCTTGGTGACTCTGTACTCCAGCCACTGCTGCACCACAGCCCTGCTCTCTGCAGAGTCTCCCAGCAGGTTTGGGCGCTTGGCGTCTTTCACCAGGTGACAGGCGATGGTCACCAGCCCTACCAGAGGAGGACCATTGTTACTCTGAAGCACAGGTACCTGCACGGAGAGGGCAATGACATGGAGacatttcaattttattttcaactcaGACACGATTAAGCAATTGTTTCATCAGACATTATAAATGCAAAATGCACCCTTGATCACTCATCACAGGTAGAATGCCTCTGAAGAAGTGTCTAAAAAAATGCATGTGATTatcaacttttcttttattaaaatgtattaagtaCATTAACTGGAGTATCTAAAGTGTGAAGAAGTGAGAGAATTAACGGTCCTACAGAAAGTGAAACAGCATTCCTCCCCTCAGATGACTTTAAAGGACGGGCATGCGCAGAGCATGGAGCTATTTCCATTGTGCTGAGTTgtagaaataaaacatctggGATCAAATGTTACTGCCTGGCTTTGAGTATCGTTATCGAGCCTAACTGATGGAAAATATTACTGAGTCAAATCTGATAGTCCTAGTTAGATGAGCCACCGAACTGCCCATATTGTAATAACACATGACTAGCTTGTTAGCACTCTGTAGCTAGCTACTGTGTGCTAATAACAGAGCTTACAAGCGTCCTATGAAATAAAGCACCGGTTTGAAGCCAACATTGGACCCAGCAAAGATGTTTTTGTCGTGTCACCTTTTTGTCCCCCTGTGTGCTGTACTTGTTCAGCTTTTTCAATCCTAAATATTTCTCCAGCGATGATAGCTCCCGTAGCGCCATGTTTCTGACTGTCGGAGGGGCAGTGCCGTGTGAGTGTAACCTGATTGGGTAAAATACTCTACTCCTGCCCACTAGGATTTAACCGACGTGTAAATCAACCAATAGAAACACAGTATGCAAGTGTCACAGCATTGCATCAGTGGATGAGCCATCGtcccttaaaataaataaaacaaaatagaatataataataataataataaatataataataataatgataataataataataataataatgaaataatcatgataataataataataataatgataataataataataataataataatataataataataataataataataataataataataataataataataataataatggggtcatttcaaaaataaaatatcaagtATTATTTGATTACTTATACTTTTTATAATTTGCTGAAGAAAAGtattcctgtctgtctgtctgtctgtgcatcTTGACATTGTGTCCCAGCTGTGACACTTTGTGTGTCCTGTCTGTTTGGATTTGCACTGCACTTCTAAGATTTCTCCATAATGAAATGTCACCTGTCAGTCAAAGCTGGGCTTATTAAGTATATATGTCCAAATGCGTGTGTATTCTCCCTGtatgttcttgtgtgtgtgtgtatttgtgacaCTATAGAGTGTGACAGCTTATCTGAGGTCACACTTCACGCTTTCTCTTCATCCCCAGCTGTCTCACTCTGTAACAGCTCACCTGGCTCACAAGGCTCGAGGTTATGGGCGACTGCAGCAATACAAATCAAGTTCATATTTTATCTGTGGATTATTATTGATGTTATAAAGACTGAAGTAAAATATTCAAGAGATGGATTAAGGAAGACAGGGGAGGCCAAACTGAAGACCACTATGATTTTCCTTTAGTGACAAGTCAAAAGGTTTACATGGAAAAGGCCTTAGGGAGCTAAAagcaatattaattaaaatatactcATGGTGTTTTATTGCTTGTCCTAGTTACCCCCTTTGTGGGTAAAAGCCTACCTAATAGTCTACTTATACAACATCAACTATAACATAGAAGGCCAGTTATGAATatattgctttttgtttatAATAACATAATTAGATAGCAATAAAAACCTGGGCCATGGTCCAGTCAGGAGAGTAATGCAATGTTGAGTATCTAGGACCTTTTGATTCTCAGTTGTGCTACCACTTCCATTGCCTTGCACATATCCATGTATCCACATCTTTCCCTTTCCCTGTGTGTACTTAATATAAAAGAACAGATGATATTTTTAAACCCAATTTGTTGGGAAAAAGCTGTCCCAGAAAACAAGTTAATTATAGGAATGAGTATACAGACTATCACAAATGATTAGATGCCATGGAACAAGGCACGGCTAATTCtctgtattattgttttttcatcaaaccttccttttttttgctgtttgtttataGGCTCCAGTACGTCATACACTTTTACCATAGACGGCTTCCATAAATGAATGCCTGCAGCGTTAAAGTGCGTCTCCTTTCACTAAATGCCTCCAAGCTGCCACATCCTGTCTGTGCTCAGGCGGGCTGAGGACAACGATCCCCAGTCCCCGGGTCTAACTGTAGCCTGTGGGAGTTTTCTCATGCCGATTGTGATACACAATCTGGGGTCACATTAGTAAGGAAAATCTACAGTGGGGGTCACCGATACTGCCGTGGGGCTTCCCAAGGCAGGCATAGCCATAAACACAGCCTCAGTCCTGGTAGATATATCCCCCTCTGCCTAGTCTGTAGCTTACAATATGCTGTTACACTGATTTGTCTATCTGGGATGCAGGGCCACAGCCCCGCCTGTCTCCTCTCTTACCTTTCATGACCTGTGAGAGCTCTCTGACTGAATACTGTATTTTAACCACAGATGCTCGCagaaggggaggggagggattGGTTGTGAGTGTTCGACATGAACGCTGTCAGCACGGATCGGTGAAATTGCATATTGGTGCTAGGTCGGATCCCCAGCATGGAGTGAACACGGGGATGGGAGCCAGGCGGCGGGGTGACAGTTTGGGAGAAGGCTGCGAGTTGTgagatgaagacagacagatgtaTGGGGGTCAGAGTGCTGCCCCTACCTTCAGCTCctgtcaggttttatttttagttccaAAGGAGCTTGATATCCCGACTTTATGAAGGAACTAACATGAAGACAGATTTTGGCAATTGGATAATAGTTAATACATTGAGCAGAATTAGTTTATTCAATGGATTACATAATGCTAAATGTAGGTAAAACAAACTAATTGTAAACAACATCATTTTGGGTATATGTacattgtaaattaaataaaccaaaagccTGTCACAAAAGCCCATGGCATCTTTAAACATCTACTTCAAGTCCGAAACCCAAATATCtcaatttaaaaactgtaaatcagCAAATCCTTACATTGGACTAGATTTGATTCTCAAAATACTCTGcaataaatgtccttttattcCACTAATCTATAACTTGTTTCCGGTCTAGTTTCCTTTTTGGAAGCTTAATCTGAGCACACATCCTAAATCTCATCCCCATGACATGTTTCTCATCCACTTCCAAAGCAGACCTACTGCTCAGCCAGTGTAGTGTATATATGACTAGTGATAGTCCGCACACAGTGTGTCTTTGGCTCTGAAGCTTCTGGCTCTTGGAGCGGAGCAGAGTCAGAGGATGCCAGAAATGTCGCACCTGCAGGCCGGGCCTTTGGGCCTTTGTGACGACAACAGTGATGGGATTATAGGAACCACCCTGCTGCTCCATGCAGAAACAGGCACCcaaaggctaaaaacaacaagcTGGTCCCCCcccactccaacacacacatgcacacatgcaaatgagTGTATGTTCAGATATGTTTACAAGGGGGGTGGAAGGGTGGGATGCGCCAGTGACAGGAGTGTAGTGATGACATTTTTGTGGCATTTCATGTCTTTCCCTTAACATTTGTGACAAGAGATTAGCATTGGAAggcataaatgtgtgtgtgtgtgtgtgtgtgtgtgtgtgtgtgtgtgtgtgtgtgtgtgtgtgtgtggggtctcCGGCTGATCAGGAGAGGCCCGGAGTCAAACGAACAAGTAATAAAGGCAGTTTCtctatttcctcctcctctacttATGCCAACCCACAAGGCTGAGGGACACGCTGGGGGACACAGTACCAGCTCACCAACGCTGTCCCTGCCTCCAATCCAGCAGCAGTCACTTAGGACTATTAATTACCGCTCTGAATTTCCTCCTCTGTACCCGTAGCCATCCGTGTCCCCCTCAGACAAACAACCACGGTGGGAGGATCTTGATTATTATAGCTTCTGAAAAGTCAGATTGTCTTTTATTGAAGTTGCCCACTGGCCATGCaggtttctccctctctctctctatctagtCTATGAATCAGACTAAATCTTGGAGGAAACGGTTATGCCGGAGCTCTTGCTGTGGCCGGGAGGTTGATGAGGGAGACTCCCATGTTGTTGGAGGTTTGAACTCACGCAACTTAAGAGAGGTTGAAGcccgcacacaaacacatgcacatgctcAGCGCTGGCTGT from Eleginops maclovinus isolate JMC-PN-2008 ecotype Puerto Natales chromosome 21, JC_Emac_rtc_rv5, whole genome shotgun sequence carries:
- the eef1e1 gene encoding eukaryotic translation elongation factor 1 epsilon-1, producing MALRELSSLEKYLGLKKLNKYSTQGDKKVPVLQSNNGPPLVGLVTIACHLVKDAKRPNLLGDSAESRAVVQQWLEYRVTKLDGCTKEDTKTILKDLNLYLQDKVYMAGNQFTLADTFMYFGIHPLIVDLSVQEKEQYVNMARWFDHIQRSPGVRHHLPPVVVLRNRIYTSKHH